The Janthinobacterium lividum genome has a window encoding:
- the flgH gene encoding flagellar basal body L-ring protein FlgH, translated as MKATAALLLVLMAGCASQPAAPVAPSFSDTPLPVAPRSAARGGVGGGVFNPDAGLDLISDSRAFRVGDVVTVALQETTQASKKAGTSFNKGSSVGVKAANILGKTLPKTGIDLSADRNFAGDSTSTQQNALSGAITVIVQEVLPNGLLRVQGEKTLTLNQGEEFVRLRGYLRAADIDSNNQVSSLRIANAQIAYSGQGTLAEANTPGWLTRFFVGPWMPF; from the coding sequence ATGAAAGCCACGGCGGCCCTGCTGCTGGTGTTGATGGCCGGTTGCGCCAGTCAGCCGGCCGCGCCGGTGGCGCCCAGCTTTTCCGATACGCCGCTGCCCGTGGCGCCGCGCAGCGCTGCGCGCGGCGGCGTAGGTGGCGGCGTTTTCAATCCTGATGCGGGCCTGGACTTGATCTCAGACAGCCGCGCTTTCCGCGTCGGTGACGTCGTTACGGTGGCCCTGCAGGAAACCACGCAAGCGAGCAAGAAGGCGGGCACTTCGTTCAACAAGGGTTCGTCCGTCGGCGTGAAGGCGGCCAACATCCTCGGCAAGACCTTGCCCAAGACAGGCATCGACCTGTCGGCCGACCGCAACTTCGCCGGCGACTCGACCAGCACGCAGCAAAATGCATTGTCCGGCGCCATCACCGTGATCGTGCAGGAAGTGTTGCCGAACGGCTTGCTGCGCGTGCAGGGCGAGAAAACACTGACCCTGAATCAGGGCGAGGAATTCGTGCGCCTGCGCGGCTACCTGCGCGCGGCCGACATCGATTCCAACAACCAGGTGTCATCGTTGCGCATCGCCAATGCGCAGATCGCCTATTCCGGCCAGGGCACCCTGGCCGAAGCCAATACACCAGGCTGGCTGACGCGCTTTTTCGTCGGCCCATGGATGCCGTTTTAA
- a CDS encoding flagellar basal body P-ring protein FlgI: MKFRSALPLAAMLALLSGLSLPASAAQVLRNLVSIEGVRDNPLVGYGLVVGLNGSGDTTQVKFSSQSVVNMLKQFGVKMPDGAEAKSKNVATVMVSAVFPPGYRRGQAIDVTVSSLGDAKSLRGGTLLLTQLRAADNETYALAQGNVVVGGLNATGKSGSSVTVNTPTSGRIPNGANIEREILSDFSTRPSVTLNLRHPHFETAINIVEAVNRRFGAVATTRDATSVDVLAPENPTQRVAFMAKLEALSVDVGVDTPKVVFNSRTGTVVIAEGLRVKAAAVTHGSLKVVISESSAVSQPAPFGRGQTTVTPQSKVSVDQGNGNMFKWPAGAKLQSIIDVVNSLGASPDDIMAILQALDQAGAIEGELVVI, encoded by the coding sequence ATGAAATTTCGTTCCGCCCTGCCCCTGGCAGCCATGCTGGCCCTGCTCTCCGGCCTGTCCCTGCCCGCCAGCGCCGCGCAAGTGCTGCGCAACCTGGTCAGCATCGAGGGTGTGCGCGACAACCCGCTGGTCGGCTATGGCCTCGTCGTAGGCCTGAACGGCAGCGGCGACACTACCCAGGTGAAGTTTTCCAGTCAGTCGGTGGTCAATATGCTCAAGCAGTTCGGCGTGAAGATGCCCGATGGGGCCGAAGCGAAAAGCAAGAACGTCGCCACCGTCATGGTCAGCGCCGTGTTTCCGCCAGGATACCGTCGTGGCCAGGCCATCGACGTCACCGTATCATCGCTGGGCGATGCGAAAAGCTTGCGCGGCGGTACCTTGCTGCTGACGCAATTGCGCGCGGCCGACAATGAAACGTATGCGCTGGCGCAAGGCAACGTCGTCGTCGGCGGCTTGAACGCCACCGGCAAGAGCGGCTCGTCCGTCACCGTCAACACGCCCACCTCGGGCCGCATTCCCAACGGCGCCAACATCGAGCGCGAAATTCTCAGCGACTTTTCCACCAGGCCTTCCGTCACCCTGAATTTGCGCCACCCGCATTTCGAGACGGCCATCAATATCGTCGAAGCCGTCAACCGCCGCTTCGGCGCCGTCGCCACCACCCGCGACGCCACCAGCGTGGACGTGCTGGCGCCGGAAAACCCGACCCAGCGCGTGGCCTTCATGGCCAAGCTCGAAGCGCTGTCCGTCGATGTCGGCGTCGATACGCCGAAAGTGGTCTTCAATTCGCGCACCGGCACCGTAGTCATCGCCGAAGGCTTGCGCGTGAAGGCAGCCGCCGTCACGCACGGCTCGCTCAAGGTCGTCATTTCCGAAAGCTCGGCAGTCAGCCAGCCGGCCCCGTTCGGCCGTGGCCAGACCACCGTCACGCCGCAGTCGAAGGTCTCCGTCGACCAGGGTAACGGCAATATGTTCAAATGGCCGGCCGGCGCCAAGCTGCAATCCATCATCGACGTGGTCAACAGCCTGGGCGCCTCGCCCGATGACATCATGGCAATTTTACAAGCCCTCGACCAGGCAGGAGCCATCGAAGGCGAACTGGTGGTAATCTGA
- a CDS encoding flagellar biosynthesis protein FlgJ, which yields MLNINDSSSALPSALDDRSPAAATPADPRYAAKATEAAVKFEAFFISHMLRQMRSGTREMAGEDSVFKDPINNDMLEMADNLVADKMAGQRAFGIADAILRQLLPAASAPVAAKSTVNTDNIAAPLNKSV from the coding sequence ATGCTCAATATCAACGACAGCAGCAGCGCCCTGCCCTCGGCGCTCGACGACCGCTCTCCCGCAGCGGCCACGCCGGCCGATCCCCGCTACGCGGCCAAGGCCACCGAGGCGGCCGTCAAGTTTGAAGCCTTCTTCATCTCGCACATGTTGCGCCAGATGCGTTCGGGTACGCGCGAGATGGCGGGCGAAGACAGCGTCTTCAAGGACCCCATCAATAACGACATGCTGGAAATGGCCGACAACCTGGTGGCCGACAAGATGGCCGGCCAGCGCGCCTTCGGCATCGCCGACGCCATCCTGCGCCAGTTGCTGCCAGCGGCCAGCGCCCCCGTGGCAGCCAAAAGCACTGTCAACACCGACAATATTGCAGCGCCGCTTAATAAATCCGTCTGA
- the flgK gene encoding flagellar hook-associated protein FlgK: MSIISNALSGSIAAQAALNAASQNIANLQTAGYTRQGVLLSSLGAGVGVRSAGNGVEVSALLRFADAYKSQQMWRAASDQGARSQTQPYLTQLERVMGDDASSISNGIDGFFAALNASAVDPTSTPLRQQIVTSADAMAQRFNSISTVMGNQLLSVQQQRAAIVPQANTTLANIAALNQRISTSTAAGTNVSSLMDARDQLIDGLASQMSIDVLDQPDGSRNIALKSGQPLVIGSIAGTLSSNMTNTGNQTLSLDFAKSTYTLDPVAIGGQMGGLGEFEQNTLKPLQQSLQDLATELSNKVNAQLALGKTMAGTAGGPLLAYANGKLSITPGFNAKDLALSLTGAAGDSGNLQKLIDIKNQPITVSWVGSVLMSDADTQLVGKLAIYSQQNQALLKTSNTVRAQAIDDWKSTSGVNKDEEAMNLVEFQNMYQANMKVISVANTLFDATLQMMG, encoded by the coding sequence ATGAGCATCATCAGCAATGCATTGTCAGGCAGCATCGCCGCCCAGGCCGCACTCAATGCGGCCAGCCAGAACATCGCCAACCTGCAAACGGCGGGCTATACGCGTCAAGGCGTGCTGTTGTCTTCGCTTGGCGCCGGCGTGGGCGTGCGCTCGGCCGGCAATGGCGTGGAAGTGTCCGCGCTGCTGCGCTTTGCCGATGCGTATAAAAGCCAGCAAATGTGGCGCGCAGCGTCCGACCAGGGCGCCCGTTCGCAGACCCAGCCTTACCTGACGCAGCTCGAACGCGTGATGGGTGACGATGCCTCCAGCATCAGCAATGGCATCGACGGCTTTTTCGCCGCCCTCAACGCCTCGGCAGTCGACCCGACGTCGACGCCGCTGCGCCAGCAGATCGTCACCTCCGCCGACGCCATGGCGCAGCGCTTCAACAGCATCAGCACTGTCATGGGCAACCAGTTGCTGTCGGTGCAGCAGCAGCGCGCAGCGATCGTGCCGCAAGCCAATACCACCCTGGCCAACATCGCCGCGCTGAACCAGCGCATCAGCACCTCTACCGCCGCGGGCACGAATGTATCGTCGCTGATGGATGCGCGCGACCAGCTGATCGATGGCCTGGCCTCGCAAATGAGCATCGACGTCCTCGACCAGCCGGACGGCTCGCGCAATATCGCGCTGAAGTCGGGCCAGCCGCTGGTCATCGGCAGCATTGCCGGCACCTTGAGCAGCAACATGACGAACACGGGCAACCAAACGCTGAGCCTCGATTTCGCCAAGTCGACGTACACCCTCGACCCGGTGGCCATCGGCGGGCAGATGGGCGGCCTGGGCGAGTTCGAGCAAAATACCCTGAAACCGCTGCAACAGTCGCTGCAAGACCTGGCTACCGAGTTAAGCAACAAGGTCAACGCGCAGCTGGCACTGGGCAAGACCATGGCCGGCACCGCTGGCGGCCCCCTGCTGGCCTACGCGAATGGCAAGCTGAGCATTACTCCCGGCTTCAACGCCAAGGATCTGGCCCTGTCGCTGACGGGTGCAGCAGGCGACAGCGGCAACTTGCAGAAATTGATCGATATCAAGAATCAACCGATCACCGTCAGCTGGGTGGGTTCTGTCCTGATGAGCGATGCGGATACGCAACTGGTCGGCAAGCTGGCTATCTACAGCCAGCAGAACCAGGCCTTGCTGAAGACGTCCAACACGGTGCGCGCGCAAGCGATCGATGACTGGAAGTCCACCAGCGGCGTGAACAAGGACGAGGAAGCGATGAACCTGGTCGAATTCCAGAATATGTACCAGGCAAACATGAAAGTCATTTCCGTGGCGAATACCTTGTTTGATGCCACTTTGCAAATGATGGGTTAA
- the flgL gene encoding flagellar hook-associated protein FlgL, producing the protein MRVASSQYQSLINISLQQNQERINYLTQQMSSGLRIQLPSDDPIGNVRISRLTREQAMVTQYQDNIATVKVRLLKNENYLSSMVTDMGQARDLLVWAADGSNTPGDLNAMTQSLTAMRDSVLYTANLKDQEGRYMFSGTATDQPAIKYDPTAAVGSRYSYIGNTDTQTVVVGNGVTQAANVDVKNLEVWLNKIDQVVTTLGTPGVNPNDPAVRAIVNDGLGGTDDGMDLLSGKIAIFGGAQNILTTLSGNLANVSLSNNSALLDLKKTDMGAAAIELTGYQTALQATYKAYTKVGTISLFDLL; encoded by the coding sequence ATGCGTGTCGCCAGTAGCCAGTACCAATCGCTGATCAATATTTCGCTTCAGCAAAATCAGGAACGCATCAATTACCTGACCCAGCAAATGTCTTCGGGCTTGCGCATCCAGCTGCCATCGGACGATCCGATCGGCAACGTGCGCATTTCGCGCCTGACCCGCGAGCAAGCCATGGTCACGCAATACCAGGACAATATCGCCACGGTAAAAGTGCGCCTGCTGAAGAATGAAAACTACCTGTCGAGCATGGTCACCGACATGGGCCAGGCACGCGACCTGCTGGTGTGGGCCGCTGACGGCAGCAATACACCCGGCGATCTGAATGCGATGACGCAATCGCTGACGGCCATGCGCGACAGCGTGCTGTACACGGCCAACCTGAAGGACCAGGAAGGCCGCTACATGTTTTCCGGCACCGCTACCGACCAGCCCGCGATCAAATACGACCCGACGGCAGCCGTCGGGTCGCGCTACAGCTACATCGGCAATACCGACACGCAGACCGTGGTGGTGGGCAATGGCGTGACGCAGGCGGCCAACGTCGATGTGAAGAACCTGGAAGTGTGGCTCAACAAGATCGACCAGGTTGTCACCACGCTCGGTACGCCGGGCGTCAACCCCAACGACCCGGCCGTGCGCGCCATCGTCAACGATGGCCTCGGTGGCACCGATGATGGCATGGATTTGCTCTCTGGCAAGATCGCCATCTTCGGCGGCGCGCAAAACATCCTCACCACGCTCTCCGGCAACCTGGCCAATGTGTCGCTGTCGAACAATTCAGCCCTGCTGGACCTGAAAAAGACCGACATGGGTGCAGCGGCGATTGAACTGACCGGTTACCAGACGGCCCTGCAGGCAACCTACAAAGCCTACACCAAGGTTGGCACCATTTCCCTGTTTGATCTTCTCTGA
- a CDS encoding glycosyltransferase family 9 protein has protein sequence MAASSANLAVIADNPHVSEIIVWDKQPLLRDLRTSITELRRRRYDVIFNPYNRFSIPLLLRIKWLGARYLTGFAISKYGTSTANLGMFDHTVPCDRSRHILHSYFATFGQFELRDIDTRYELFGVDAHAAQVDAACDTLLRSHEGLFCLNFQGSNAQRTVSVADAQRCCAALAARYPRHALLVIAAPGTEARAAEIVRGAGHANVMGAPSTGHILELAALIRRCKLVLSPDTSVIHIASAYDRKIVGYYIRTDNYRWFYPASRHYRVILAPGLTLATVSAAETLAAVEQLMEGDGQAQTTIQAAG, from the coding sequence GTGGCCGCCAGCAGTGCCAATCTGGCGGTGATCGCCGATAATCCGCATGTGAGCGAGATCATCGTGTGGGATAAGCAGCCGCTGCTGCGCGACTTGCGCACCAGCATCACCGAGCTGCGCCGGCGCCGTTATGATGTCATTTTCAACCCCTATAACCGCTTTTCGATTCCCTTGCTGCTGCGCATCAAATGGCTGGGTGCCCGTTATTTGACGGGCTTTGCCATTTCCAAGTACGGTACCTCGACAGCGAATCTGGGCATGTTCGACCATACGGTGCCCTGCGACCGCAGCCGCCACATCCTGCACAGCTATTTCGCCACGTTCGGGCAATTTGAGCTGCGCGACATCGACACGCGCTATGAACTGTTTGGCGTGGACGCGCACGCGGCGCAGGTCGACGCCGCCTGCGACACCCTGCTGCGCAGCCATGAGGGCTTGTTCTGCCTCAATTTCCAGGGCAGCAATGCGCAACGCACGGTCAGCGTGGCCGATGCCCAGCGCTGCTGCGCCGCCCTGGCGGCACGCTATCCGCGCCATGCGCTGCTGGTGATCGCCGCACCGGGCACCGAAGCGCGCGCTGCCGAAATCGTGCGCGGCGCCGGCCATGCCAACGTGATGGGCGCGCCTTCCACCGGCCACATCCTGGAGCTGGCGGCGCTGATACGCCGCTGCAAACTGGTGCTGTCGCCCGACACGTCGGTGATCCACATCGCCTCGGCATATGACAGGAAAATCGTCGGCTACTACATCCGCACCGACAACTACCGCTGGTTTTATCCGGCCAGCCGCCACTACCGCGTGATCCTGGCGCCTGGCCTGACCCTGGCCACAGTCAGCGCCGCCGAGACCCTTGCCGCCGTGGAACAACTGATGGAGGGCGACGGGCAGGCGCAAACGACGATTCAAGCCGCCGGCTGA
- a CDS encoding EAL domain-containing protein: MDTPPQALPAPDSSPRGHDGMLRHAAPLLDDGVFSPERVKAEREQAYFNDLYLLAPVAYFVLGLDGVIVQVNLVAAELFGLVRECPGHVLFRSYVHEAFRHDFEQFVQRVLNSSEPERIQLQLRLRLDAPGVCLPVSLLGSADPNGQALRLVLEQAEGKLAALERSEERFRRIVHSAEEGIWEIDAQALTSFVNPKMALMLGYQIEDMLGQPLAAFMDDEGRAILERNIARRQDGIVERHEFKFLRRDGSTLWATLATNPIFDSSGSYLGALALVSDITAQRAASERIWRQANFDQLTGLPNRHMFLDRLQHEADHAKREGACLALLFIDLDHFKQVNDRLGHEKGDMLLRQAARRISERVRAIDTVARLGGDEFSVILAGVGQLGGIERVLQELTAALALPFMLDGDTAQVSASVGVALYPADAEATETLLRHADQAMYAAKSAGRNGYSYFTPALQQAAELRRSTVREIRLALAQDQFEVHYQPIIRLCDGAIGRAEALLRWRHPLRGLLVPADFIAFAEANGLIIDIGEWVFRQVVRQARQWQDAHGAAFQICINKSAAEFRCDAALYQEWGGHLVRQGLAPGAIVIETTEAVLLDQARQVAERLRQFRAIGLSLALGDFGSGQVSLGCIKKADIDFLKIDRTLVGELGRDDAGLGLCEAIIGLAQRLGVKVVAEGVETASQRDLLRAAGCDYAQGYFFSRVLPAGLMDRLLAAQPAA; encoded by the coding sequence ATGGATACGCCACCGCAAGCGCTACCTGCTCCGGATTCCTCCCCGCGCGGCCACGACGGCATGCTGCGGCATGCCGCGCCCCTGCTTGACGATGGCGTCTTCAGTCCGGAACGGGTGAAGGCCGAACGCGAGCAAGCCTATTTCAACGATTTGTACCTGCTGGCGCCCGTCGCCTATTTCGTGCTCGGTCTCGATGGCGTGATCGTGCAGGTCAACCTGGTGGCGGCCGAATTGTTCGGCCTGGTGCGCGAATGTCCTGGCCACGTGCTGTTCCGTTCTTATGTGCATGAGGCGTTCCGCCACGATTTCGAGCAGTTCGTGCAGCGCGTGCTCAATAGCAGCGAGCCCGAGCGCATCCAGCTGCAGCTACGGCTGCGCCTTGATGCGCCCGGGGTGTGTTTGCCCGTCAGCCTGCTGGGCAGCGCCGATCCGAACGGCCAGGCGCTACGGCTGGTGCTGGAGCAGGCCGAGGGTAAGCTGGCCGCGCTCGAACGCAGCGAGGAGCGCTTCCGGCGCATCGTGCACAGTGCCGAGGAGGGCATCTGGGAAATCGATGCGCAGGCGCTGACCAGTTTTGTCAATCCGAAGATGGCGCTCATGCTCGGTTACCAGATCGAGGACATGCTGGGCCAGCCGCTGGCGGCCTTCATGGATGACGAAGGGCGAGCCATCCTGGAGCGCAACATTGCGCGGCGCCAGGACGGCATAGTCGAGCGCCACGAATTCAAGTTCCTGCGGCGTGATGGCAGCACCTTGTGGGCCACCCTGGCCACCAATCCCATCTTCGACTCCAGCGGCAGCTACCTGGGCGCGCTGGCGCTGGTCAGCGACATCACGGCGCAGCGCGCAGCGTCCGAGCGCATCTGGCGGCAGGCCAACTTTGACCAGCTGACGGGCTTGCCAAACCGCCACATGTTTCTCGACCGCTTGCAGCATGAGGCAGACCATGCCAAACGTGAGGGCGCTTGCCTGGCCTTGCTATTCATCGACCTCGACCATTTCAAGCAGGTGAATGACCGCCTCGGCCACGAGAAGGGCGACATGCTGCTGCGCCAGGCGGCGCGGCGCATCAGCGAGCGCGTACGCGCCATCGATACGGTCGCGCGCCTGGGTGGCGACGAGTTCAGCGTCATCCTGGCCGGCGTGGGGCAGCTCGGTGGCATCGAGCGCGTGCTGCAGGAACTGACTGCCGCGCTGGCCCTGCCTTTCATGCTCGACGGCGACACGGCGCAAGTGTCGGCCAGCGTGGGCGTGGCCCTGTATCCGGCCGATGCCGAGGCGACGGAAACCTTGCTGCGGCATGCCGACCAGGCCATGTATGCGGCCAAGAGTGCGGGGCGCAACGGCTACAGCTATTTCACGCCGGCCTTGCAGCAGGCGGCCGAATTGCGCCGCAGCACGGTGCGCGAGATACGCCTGGCGCTGGCGCAGGATCAGTTTGAAGTGCATTACCAGCCCATCATCCGCCTGTGTGACGGCGCCATCGGGCGGGCCGAGGCGCTGCTGCGCTGGCGCCATCCGCTGCGCGGCTTGCTGGTACCCGCCGATTTCATCGCCTTTGCCGAAGCGAACGGCTTGATCATCGATATCGGTGAGTGGGTGTTTCGCCAGGTCGTGCGCCAGGCGCGGCAGTGGCAGGACGCGCATGGCGCCGCGTTCCAGATATGCATCAACAAGTCGGCCGCTGAATTTCGCTGCGACGCCGCGCTGTACCAGGAGTGGGGCGGACATCTGGTGCGCCAGGGCTTGGCGCCGGGCGCGATCGTCATCGAAACAACGGAAGCCGTGCTGCTCGACCAGGCGCGCCAGGTGGCGGAGCGCCTGCGCCAGTTTCGCGCCATAGGCCTGTCGCTGGCGCTCGGCGATTTTGGCAGTGGCCAGGTGTCGCTGGGGTGCATCAAGAAGGCCGATATCGACTTTCTCAAGATCGACCGTACGCTGGTTGGCGAACTGGGACGCGACGATGCCGGGCTGGGCCTGTGTGAGGCGATCATAGGGCTGGCGCAGCGGCTGGGGGTGAAAGTCGTGGCCGAAGGCGTGGAGACGGCGTCGCAGCGCGATCTGCTGCGCGCCGCCGGCTGCGACTATGCGCAAGGCTATTTCTTTTCCCGCGTGTTGCCGGCAGGGCTGATGGACCGCCTGCTGGCGGCTCAGCCGGCGGCTTGA
- a CDS encoding PACE efflux transporter — MQGIKRKIVYVTAFEIIGMAISTAWLTLLSGESPTSTGPLAIMITTIAVIWNLLYNTAFEYWEIRQVSRTRTVWRRILHAIGFQITLVIYLIPLIAWWLNISLWQAFVLDFALMLIIPCYSFIFNYFFDGLFGVPLSAQQPKEEPSDVQAASLSN; from the coding sequence ATGCAAGGCATCAAACGCAAGATCGTCTACGTCACCGCCTTTGAAATCATCGGCATGGCCATTTCCACGGCCTGGCTGACCCTGCTTTCGGGCGAATCGCCCACCAGCACGGGACCGCTGGCGATCATGATCACCACCATCGCCGTGATCTGGAACCTGCTCTACAACACGGCTTTCGAATACTGGGAAATCCGGCAAGTGTCGCGCACGCGCACCGTCTGGCGCCGCATCCTGCATGCGATCGGCTTCCAGATCACCCTCGTCATCTACCTGATCCCGCTGATCGCCTGGTGGCTCAATATCAGCCTGTGGCAAGCCTTCGTGCTGGACTTCGCGCTTATGCTGATCATCCCGTGCTACAGCTTCATCTTCAATTACTTCTTCGACGGCCTGTTCGGCGTGCCCCTGTCGGCGCAGCAGCCGAAAGAGGAACCGTCCGACGTTCAGGCAGCTTCGCTGAGTAACTGA
- a CDS encoding LysR family transcriptional regulator, translating into MKLSSHNIELFLAVVDGGSFSAAARALRRAPSAVSMAIANIEAELGIALFDRGAREAVPTAAATALIPHARLIAEQLKQLHLHVQELSQGLESRISLGIAAELDHTPFLAAVRALSQRHPLLDIEVLTAPQDDVLDMLHRGRISACMAFAGGRINHAEQFQLVGSDALLAIISTQHPPDVAGRPLYIEELVNLRQIIVASRELDLADARPVVGLSYWRTDSLPMALSMVEAGLGWGNFAASAIQHSLAAGRVSCVAFKNTGNGLVVPIHLVWMKDRPLGMAARSFLQLLSEAA; encoded by the coding sequence ATGAAACTCTCCAGCCATAACATCGAACTGTTCCTGGCCGTCGTCGACGGCGGCTCGTTCTCGGCCGCTGCGCGCGCCCTGCGGCGGGCGCCGTCGGCCGTCAGCATGGCGATTGCCAACATCGAGGCGGAACTGGGCATCGCCCTGTTCGACCGCGGCGCGCGCGAAGCCGTGCCCACGGCGGCGGCGACGGCCCTGATACCGCATGCGCGCCTGATCGCCGAGCAGTTGAAACAGTTGCACTTGCACGTGCAGGAATTGTCACAGGGATTGGAAAGCCGCATTTCGCTGGGCATCGCGGCCGAACTCGACCATACGCCCTTCCTGGCCGCCGTGCGCGCGCTGTCACAGCGCCATCCGCTGCTCGACATCGAAGTGCTGACGGCGCCGCAGGACGATGTGCTCGACATGCTGCACCGGGGCCGCATCAGCGCCTGCATGGCCTTCGCGGGCGGGCGCATCAATCATGCGGAACAGTTCCAGCTGGTGGGCAGTGATGCCTTGCTGGCGATTATCTCCACCCAACATCCGCCTGACGTGGCGGGCCGGCCCTTGTATATCGAAGAATTGGTGAATTTGCGCCAGATCATCGTCGCCAGCCGCGAACTCGACCTGGCCGATGCGCGCCCTGTGGTGGGCTTGTCCTACTGGCGCACGGACAGCTTGCCGATGGCGCTGTCTATGGTGGAAGCTGGTTTGGGCTGGGGTAACTTTGCCGCCTCGGCGATCCAGCATTCGCTGGCGGCGGGGCGGGTGAGCTGCGTGGCGTTCAAGAATACGGGCAATGGCCTGGTCGTGCCCATCCACCTGGTGTGGATGAAGGACCGGCCGCTGGGCATGGCGGCGCGGTCCTTTCTTCAGTTACTCAGCGAAGCTGCCTGA
- a CDS encoding DUF882 domain-containing protein, with amino-acid sequence MGLAALGLVATPLIGCASRTAAPASASASAKPRAPRTGVPPQPTQLASVDRSITSQSRQAITEMEPPPDIFDAQALDLEFWLKPRTLEVVRPASNEKARLLYWKDGEVIDSAYQELCHLLRDVNGKKTAPIDPKLLETLWGTQAFVARYGIEQPLEILSGYRTAESNSRLREAGVPAARQSLHISGRAADIRVANLNAEVLGSLVRSFKQGGVGFYYRSGPRGGWIHADTGLQRTWKG; translated from the coding sequence ATGGGCCTGGCCGCGCTGGGCTTGGTTGCCACCCCGCTCATTGGCTGCGCCTCGCGCACGGCCGCTCCCGCTTCGGCTTCGGCCAGCGCCAAGCCGCGCGCACCGCGCACCGGCGTGCCGCCTCAGCCCACGCAACTGGCCAGCGTCGACCGCTCGATCACTTCGCAGTCGCGCCAGGCCATCACCGAGATGGAACCGCCGCCCGACATCTTCGACGCGCAGGCGCTGGACCTGGAATTCTGGCTCAAGCCCCGCACCCTGGAAGTGGTGCGCCCGGCCAGCAATGAAAAGGCCAGGCTGCTGTACTGGAAAGATGGCGAAGTCATCGATTCGGCTTACCAGGAGCTGTGCCACTTGCTGCGTGACGTGAACGGCAAGAAGACGGCGCCCATCGACCCGAAACTGCTGGAAACCCTGTGGGGCACGCAAGCGTTCGTGGCCCGCTACGGCATCGAGCAACCGCTGGAGATCCTGTCGGGTTACCGCACGGCCGAGTCGAACAGCCGCTTGCGCGAAGCGGGCGTGCCGGCCGCGCGCCAGTCGCTGCACATCTCGGGCCGCGCCGCCGACATCCGCGTGGCCAATCTGAACGCGGAAGTGCTCGGTTCGCTGGTGCGCAGCTTCAAGCAGGGCGGCGTAGGCTTCTACTACCGCTCCGGCCCGCGTGGCGGCTGGATCCATGCGGATACGGGATTGCAGCGCACCTGGAAAGGGTAA
- a CDS encoding EAL domain-containing protein — translation MPFPVLKNYLARLSHQTQAGTSVWLDGEGRALGRFFNCTMTSAFQPLRELDSGKLVAFEGLARSVSKADEGLSLWRLLDHAASDDESVELDRLCRMLHAINFFRQSEAEQSDLYLNVHDRLLSAVSSNHGHAFQRILDALGLPIERIVLQLPTVTPNQGWLLNYVADNYRRNGFRLAINVASVHEATGMLERLHPHAFKLDAGNLSDEQAVASFVTLCHAAKIRVIFKRLDTPAALAALQRVAAATGLPIVAQGYLLDKPLTALAQAKGAAVAVAAAA, via the coding sequence ATGCCATTTCCCGTCCTGAAAAATTACCTGGCCCGTTTGTCGCACCAAACGCAGGCCGGCACCAGTGTCTGGCTCGACGGAGAGGGCAGGGCGCTGGGGCGCTTTTTCAATTGCACCATGACCAGCGCCTTCCAGCCGCTGCGCGAACTGGACAGCGGCAAGCTGGTGGCGTTCGAGGGCCTGGCGCGCAGCGTGTCGAAGGCGGACGAGGGCTTGTCGCTGTGGCGCCTGCTCGATCACGCGGCCAGCGACGATGAGTCGGTGGAGCTGGACCGGCTGTGCCGCATGCTGCATGCCATCAATTTCTTCCGCCAGAGCGAGGCGGAGCAGTCGGACCTGTACCTGAACGTGCATGACCGTTTGCTGAGCGCCGTCAGCAGCAATCACGGCCACGCCTTCCAGCGCATCCTCGACGCGCTGGGCTTGCCCATCGAGCGCATCGTGCTGCAATTGCCGACGGTCACGCCGAACCAGGGCTGGCTGCTCAATTACGTGGCCGACAATTACCGTCGCAACGGTTTCCGCCTGGCCATCAACGTGGCCAGCGTGCATGAGGCAACGGGCATGCTGGAGCGCTTGCACCCGCATGCCTTCAAGCTCGATGCGGGCAACCTCAGCGATGAACAGGCCGTCGCCAGCTTCGTCACCCTGTGCCATGCGGCGAAAATTCGCGTCATCTTCAAGCGCCTCGACACGCCGGCCGCGCTGGCCGCGCTGCAGCGCGTTGCCGCCGCCACGGGCTTGCCTATCGTCGCCCAGGGATATCTGCTGGACAAGCCCTTGACGGCGCTGGCGCAGGCGAAAGGGGCCGCCGTCGCCGTCGCGGCCGCCGCCTGA